The Longimicrobiales bacterium genome contains a region encoding:
- a CDS encoding Gfo/Idh/MocA family oxidoreductase, protein MTDITRRNFVSSSSKLAMGAMIVPRKVLGGVGYQAPSDTLNIAIVGAGGMGNGNARELGSENIIAVCDVDMDFVARRAAEEAEPDGEGMPREKGIRWREQFNAARKFSDFRVMLDEMPDIEAVLIATPDHAHAAIAAAAMRAGKHVYCQKPLTYTVHEARVLQELAESTGVVTQMGNQGHSGDDARLLNEWIQAGVIGNVHEVHVWTNRPIWSQGLLRPAPFPEDFDPNSTDRSWWPGSIQAAHATGLHGDFAVPAGLDWDLYRASNAQSVDYHPIYHPFHWRGWTDFGVGALGDMGAHLIDHPVWALDLGLPTAIEATSTPWGGPEDNPVSYPMATKVHYEFPRRGLLPEVDLHWYDGGLMPKRPEHLPDDVRLNREGGVIFVGERGILMHNTYGRNPRLYPEALNEEAAAVPQSYLRIEDSHEMNWANACKGIGEATCPFSYAAPLTETMLLGIVALRTGQGFKIRYDAENMRVTNSEKANEYLVREYREGWAI, encoded by the coding sequence ATGACGGATATAACACGCAGAAACTTTGTATCCAGCAGTTCCAAGCTCGCGATGGGCGCCATGATCGTGCCTCGGAAGGTGCTGGGCGGGGTCGGTTACCAGGCCCCGAGCGACACGCTCAACATCGCGATCGTAGGCGCTGGCGGGATGGGCAACGGGAACGCCCGGGAATTGGGTTCGGAGAACATCATCGCCGTCTGCGACGTGGATATGGATTTCGTCGCGCGCAGGGCGGCCGAAGAAGCCGAGCCCGACGGAGAGGGGATGCCACGCGAGAAGGGCATCCGCTGGCGGGAACAGTTCAATGCTGCCCGGAAGTTCTCGGACTTCCGAGTCATGTTGGACGAGATGCCGGACATCGAGGCGGTTCTCATTGCAACGCCTGACCACGCGCACGCAGCGATCGCTGCTGCCGCGATGCGTGCGGGCAAACATGTCTACTGCCAAAAGCCGCTCACTTACACAGTTCACGAAGCGCGGGTCCTCCAGGAGTTGGCGGAGTCGACCGGTGTCGTGACTCAGATGGGGAACCAGGGACACTCCGGCGACGACGCGAGACTTCTGAATGAGTGGATTCAGGCAGGCGTGATCGGGAACGTGCACGAGGTCCACGTGTGGACGAATCGACCGATTTGGTCGCAGGGATTGTTGCGGCCGGCTCCATTCCCGGAGGACTTCGACCCGAACTCGACAGACCGGTCATGGTGGCCCGGATCCATCCAGGCCGCTCATGCCACGGGCCTACACGGAGACTTCGCGGTGCCTGCGGGGCTGGATTGGGACCTTTATCGGGCGTCTAACGCACAATCGGTGGACTATCACCCGATTTACCATCCCTTCCATTGGCGCGGTTGGACGGACTTCGGGGTCGGCGCGCTGGGTGATATGGGCGCACACCTCATCGACCACCCCGTGTGGGCGCTCGATCTCGGCCTGCCGACTGCGATCGAGGCCACGTCGACGCCATGGGGTGGCCCGGAAGACAACCCGGTCTCATACCCGATGGCGACCAAGGTGCACTACGAGTTTCCGCGTCGGGGTCTGCTCCCCGAGGTCGACCTCCACTGGTACGACGGTGGCCTTATGCCGAAGCGGCCGGAACACCTGCCGGATGACGTTCGATTGAACCGTGAGGGTGGTGTGATCTTCGTCGGTGAACGTGGGATCTTGATGCACAACACATACGGTCGGAATCCCCGACTCTACCCGGAGGCGCTGAACGAAGAGGCCGCCGCGGTGCCACAGAGCTACCTCCGCATCGAGGACAGCCACGAGATGAATTGGGCGAATGCCTGTAAGGGCATCGGGGAAGCGACGTGCCCGTTCTCCTATGCGGCTCCGCTTACCGAGACCATGCTCCTTGGGATCGTAGCGCTCCGCACTGGCCAAGGGTTCAAGATCCGATATGACGCCGAAAACATGCGCGTCACCAATTCCGAAAAAGCGAACGAGTACCTCGTGCGCGAATACCGCGAAGGATGGGCGATCTGA
- a CDS encoding DUF1080 domain-containing protein yields the protein MRRVFLTILAALLVGAPAAAQTHNTLNAAEREAGWELLFDGQTLDGWRRYDGEPMTDGWAVEGGMLTHTSGGRDIITDDAYTDFELSLEWMVEAGGNSGVFYRAALGEEWVYHSAPEMQVLDDAAHRDGQNPLTSAGSNYGLYPAPRGIVNGAGEWNSAKIVVRGSAVEHWLNGTKIVAYEFGSAGWSELVANSKFNEWPAYGQADRGHIGFQDHGNRVWYRNVKIRDLR from the coding sequence ATGCGTAGAGTTTTCCTCACGATCCTGGCGGCGCTGCTGGTCGGTGCACCTGCGGCTGCGCAAACGCACAACACGCTCAATGCCGCCGAGCGGGAAGCTGGATGGGAGCTGCTCTTCGATGGACAGACGCTCGATGGATGGCGCCGGTACGACGGTGAGCCGATGACCGATGGTTGGGCCGTCGAGGGGGGTATGCTGACCCATACCTCCGGTGGGCGCGACATCATCACAGACGACGCGTACACCGACTTCGAACTCTCGCTGGAATGGATGGTCGAAGCCGGTGGCAACAGCGGCGTCTTTTACCGAGCCGCGCTAGGGGAAGAGTGGGTCTACCACAGCGCGCCCGAGATGCAGGTACTCGATGATGCCGCCCATCGTGATGGTCAGAATCCTCTGACCAGCGCCGGATCCAATTATGGTCTCTATCCGGCCCCACGTGGCATCGTGAATGGTGCCGGGGAATGGAATTCGGCAAAGATCGTCGTGCGTGGTTCAGCCGTGGAGCACTGGCTGAACGGGACGAAGATCGTCGCGTACGAGTTCGGCAGCGCGGGTTGGTCTGAACTCGTAGCGAACAGCAAATTCAACGAATGGCCGGCGTACGGTCAGGCGGACCGCGGCCACATCGGATTCCAGGATCACGGCAACCGTGTCTGGTACCGAAACGTGAAGATCCGAGACTTGAGATGA
- a CDS encoding sugar phosphate isomerase/epimerase, with the protein MTLDRRSFLAAFPGAALAARYAGEGLVRRPALDAVGVQIYTLRTEMAADAAGTLAAVAEIGYTEVELFGPYGLAGRQMRTQLDDAGLRAASSHVSIGDVRDRWSATLESAQELGQALIVVPSLPGSERDSESLRKIADEFNSAGESAKAAGMRFGYHNHQWEVTPGYDGVRPIDILMEYTDPALVDWQMDIFWAVDGGADALAELDRHRGRITSVHVKDRTFSGEMVDVGDGVIDFSAILSHAESLGLTHQFVEHDRPADALVSVRRSFAAVKALGL; encoded by the coding sequence ATGACCCTGGATAGGCGGTCGTTCTTGGCCGCGTTCCCGGGAGCAGCCCTCGCGGCTCGCTACGCGGGGGAGGGCCTCGTTCGTCGCCCCGCCCTCGATGCCGTTGGTGTCCAGATCTACACTTTGCGCACCGAGATGGCGGCCGATGCCGCCGGGACGCTCGCCGCTGTTGCGGAGATCGGGTATACCGAAGTGGAGCTCTTTGGCCCCTATGGTTTGGCAGGCCGTCAGATGCGGACCCAGTTGGACGATGCGGGGCTTCGAGCTGCCTCAAGTCACGTGAGCATTGGTGATGTACGTGATCGGTGGTCTGCGACGCTTGAGTCGGCGCAGGAGCTCGGTCAGGCGCTGATCGTCGTGCCGAGTCTTCCGGGCTCTGAGCGCGACTCCGAGTCACTCAGGAAGATCGCTGACGAGTTCAACTCAGCGGGTGAATCAGCGAAGGCGGCGGGGATGCGCTTCGGCTACCACAACCATCAGTGGGAGGTCACGCCCGGTTACGATGGCGTCCGCCCGATCGACATACTGATGGAGTACACGGACCCTGCCCTCGTCGATTGGCAGATGGACATCTTCTGGGCGGTGGACGGCGGCGCTGACGCGTTGGCGGAACTCGATCGCCATCGGGGCCGGATCACGAGTGTGCATGTGAAGGATCGGACGTTTTCAGGAGAAATGGTCGATGTGGGTGATGGCGTCATCGACTTCTCGGCCATCCTGAGTCACGCGGAGTCACTTGGCTTGACGCACCAGTTCGTTGAGCACGATCGACCGGCAGATGCCCTGGTGAGTGTCCGGAGAAGCTTCGCTGCCGTGAAGGCGTTAGGCCTCTAG
- a CDS encoding amidohydrolase family protein: MRSTSLLIAISLLASVGTLAAQDLVLTNAHVVDVVTGEVSALSTVAMSDGQIVSITRGGAQPASGVTVIDVMGRYIAPGLMDAHVHVGNAADARRALLSGVTTMRSMGTSHYADVGMRELQAAGHLEAPQYLAAGYHVRPPAAEAFFQDHPELGDLYGKPIQGDAAVRAMTRALVSRGVDFVKTNATERAGLPNTDPRKQFYSQAELRAIVEEAAVGGIGVSAHAHGDAGGRDAVVAGVRSIEHGTYLSPETLGMMVERGTYLVPTIAIVRDLTIPGGDYDNAPLNIRGRHMLPRVQEMAANAHRLGVKIVAATDTGYGPESTTTLAHELLELVGIGMSPLEALRAATTTAAELFGLTDVGTLSQGMQADLIVLERNPLEDIGVVQDVLMVVSDGKVIVQRGDWPGQRPIS; the protein is encoded by the coding sequence ATGCGCAGCACCTCTCTTCTGATCGCGATCTCTCTCCTTGCCTCGGTAGGCACTCTTGCGGCGCAGGACCTCGTACTCACCAACGCCCATGTCGTGGACGTCGTGACAGGGGAGGTCAGCGCGCTCTCCACGGTGGCCATGAGCGACGGCCAAATTGTCAGCATCACGAGGGGCGGCGCTCAGCCCGCGTCGGGTGTCACGGTGATCGATGTGATGGGGCGTTATATCGCGCCGGGTTTGATGGACGCTCACGTCCACGTCGGGAACGCGGCCGATGCTCGCCGTGCGCTTCTTTCCGGGGTGACGACCATGAGAAGCATGGGCACTTCCCACTACGCCGATGTGGGTATGCGTGAGCTACAGGCGGCCGGACATCTCGAGGCCCCGCAGTATTTGGCAGCTGGATATCACGTGAGGCCGCCGGCCGCAGAGGCCTTCTTCCAGGATCACCCAGAGCTCGGCGACCTGTACGGTAAGCCGATCCAGGGAGATGCTGCGGTGCGGGCGATGACCCGAGCTCTCGTGTCGCGCGGCGTGGACTTCGTGAAGACCAATGCCACCGAGCGAGCCGGTCTGCCCAATACCGATCCGAGGAAGCAGTTCTACTCGCAGGCGGAGTTACGCGCGATCGTCGAGGAGGCAGCGGTAGGGGGTATCGGAGTCTCTGCACACGCCCACGGTGACGCGGGTGGACGGGACGCTGTCGTAGCTGGAGTCCGGAGCATCGAACATGGCACGTACCTAAGCCCTGAGACGCTCGGGATGATGGTCGAACGAGGGACTTACCTCGTGCCGACGATTGCGATCGTACGAGATCTGACGATTCCCGGCGGGGACTACGACAACGCGCCCCTCAACATCCGCGGGCGACACATGCTTCCACGCGTGCAAGAGATGGCGGCCAATGCACACCGGTTGGGTGTGAAGATCGTCGCCGCGACTGACACGGGGTACGGACCGGAGAGCACGACGACATTGGCGCACGAACTCCTCGAATTGGTGGGTATCGGGATGTCTCCACTGGAGGCGTTGCGTGCGGCAACGACCACGGCCGCTGAACTCTTCGGGTTGACCGATGTCGGCACGCTCTCCCAGGGCATGCAAGCCGACCTCATCGTCCTCGAGCGTAATCCTTTGGAGGACATCGGAGTCGTGCAGGATGTGCTGATGGTTGTGAGCGACGGTAAGGTGATCGTGCAGCGAGGTGACTGGCCCGGACAGAGGCCGATTTCTTAG